One region of Mycolicibacterium rhodesiae NBB3 genomic DNA includes:
- a CDS encoding acyl-CoA dehydrogenase family protein, whose translation MSSFVETEEQQALRKAVAAMAANYGEKYYLEKARAGEHTTELWSEAGKLGFIGVNLPEEYGGGGAGMYELSLVMEEMSAAGCALLLMVVSPAINGTIISKFGTEDQKKRWIPGIADGSITMAFAITEPDAGSNSHKITTTARRDGGDWILSGQKVYISGVDQAQAVLVVGRTLREDGAHKSESLRPALFVVPTDAPGMSWTKIDMEIVSPENQFQLFLDEVRLPADALVGSEDAAIAQLFAGLNPERIMGAASAVGMGRFAINKATEYVKTRQVWKTPIGAHQGLSHPLAQNHIEIELAKLMMQKAATLYDLGDDGGAAEAANMAKYAAGEASVRAVDQAVQSLGGNGLTKEYGIASVLVASRLARIAPVSREMILNFVAQTSLGLPRSY comes from the coding sequence ATGAGCAGTTTCGTTGAAACCGAAGAGCAGCAGGCGTTGCGCAAGGCCGTCGCCGCGATGGCCGCCAACTACGGCGAGAAGTACTACTTGGAGAAGGCGCGCGCAGGCGAACACACGACCGAGTTGTGGAGCGAGGCAGGCAAACTCGGCTTCATCGGAGTGAACCTTCCGGAGGAGTACGGTGGCGGCGGCGCGGGCATGTACGAGCTGTCGCTCGTCATGGAGGAGATGTCCGCTGCCGGCTGCGCGCTGCTCTTGATGGTCGTCTCCCCCGCCATCAACGGCACCATCATCTCCAAGTTCGGCACCGAGGATCAGAAGAAGCGCTGGATCCCGGGGATCGCGGACGGTTCGATCACGATGGCGTTCGCGATCACCGAACCCGACGCCGGATCCAACAGCCACAAGATCACCACCACCGCCCGCCGCGACGGCGGCGATTGGATCCTGTCGGGCCAGAAGGTCTACATCTCGGGCGTCGACCAGGCACAGGCGGTCCTCGTCGTCGGACGCACCTTGCGAGAGGACGGAGCCCACAAGTCCGAATCTCTTCGACCCGCGTTGTTCGTGGTGCCCACCGACGCCCCCGGCATGTCGTGGACCAAGATCGACATGGAGATCGTCAGCCCCGAGAACCAATTCCAGCTGTTCCTGGACGAGGTGCGATTGCCCGCCGATGCACTCGTCGGCTCCGAAGACGCGGCCATTGCGCAGCTGTTCGCCGGACTCAACCCGGAGCGGATCATGGGCGCCGCCAGCGCGGTGGGCATGGGCCGCTTCGCGATCAACAAGGCCACCGAGTACGTCAAGACGCGGCAGGTGTGGAAGACGCCGATCGGCGCGCATCAGGGGCTGTCGCATCCGTTGGCGCAGAACCACATCGAGATCGAGCTGGCGAAGCTGATGATGCAGAAGGCCGCGACGCTCTACGACCTCGGCGACGACGGCGGTGCGGCGGAGGCGGCCAACATGGCCAAGTACGCGGCAGGCGAGGCGTCGGTGCGGGCGGTCGACCAGGCGGTGCAGAGCCTCGGCGGCAACGGCCTGACCAAGGAGTACGGCATCGCCTCGGTTCTGGTCGCTTCGCGGTTGGCGCGGATCGCGCCCGTCAGCAGGGAGATGATCCTGAACTTCGTCGCGCAGACGTCGCTGGGTCTGCCCAGGTCTTACTGA
- a CDS encoding acetyl/propionyl/methylcrotonyl-CoA carboxylase subunit alpha: MITRVLVANRGEIARRVFETCRRLGIGTVAVYTDPDAASAHVADADARVRLEGTRGYLDAAQLIAAARAAGADAIHPGYGFLSENADFAAAVVDAGLTWIGPPVAAVAAMGSKIEAKKMMSAAGVPVLEELDPDTVTADQLPVLIKASAGGGGRGMRVVDDLSALPGQVEAARREAQSAFGDPTVFCERYLATGHHVEVQVMADQHGTVWAVGERECSIQRRHQKIIEEAPSPLVERTDGMRAKLFHAARLAAEAIGYTGAGTVEFMADDAGDFFFLEMNTRLQVEHPVTEATTGLDLVELQLHVADGGRLDPEPPPSRGVSIEARLYAEDPAKNWQPQAGTVHRFEVPPTVRVDTGVEDGSEVSIFYDPMLAKVISYALTRRQAAAALADALARTRLHGIRTNRDLLVNVLRHPAFVDGATDTAFFHTHGLDRLAAPLADDRAVALSAIAAALADAAHNRSVATVFAAVPSGWRNLNSGFQTKLYEDTAGGEHPMRYRYTRTGVQLPDHDDVAVVSTAPDRVVLSVDGVERPFEVATYGSDIFVDSPLGPVHLTAQPRFGDPDAAVAQGSLLAPMPGSVLRIGAAVGDAVTAGQSLVWLEAMKMEHTVTSPGDGVLAELNVEVGQQVDVGTVLARVDNP; encoded by the coding sequence ATGATCACTCGAGTGCTGGTTGCCAACCGTGGCGAGATCGCCCGCCGCGTGTTCGAGACCTGCCGGCGACTGGGCATCGGCACGGTGGCCGTCTACACCGACCCCGACGCGGCGTCGGCGCACGTCGCCGACGCCGACGCCCGCGTGCGACTGGAAGGCACCCGGGGCTACCTCGATGCGGCACAGCTGATCGCCGCCGCCCGTGCCGCGGGTGCGGACGCGATCCATCCGGGATACGGATTCCTATCGGAGAACGCCGATTTCGCCGCGGCTGTCGTCGACGCCGGGCTGACCTGGATTGGTCCTCCGGTGGCCGCGGTCGCCGCGATGGGCTCCAAGATCGAGGCCAAGAAGATGATGTCGGCGGCCGGGGTACCGGTGCTCGAGGAGCTCGACCCCGACACCGTGACCGCTGACCAGCTGCCGGTGTTGATCAAGGCATCGGCGGGTGGCGGCGGGCGCGGCATGCGCGTTGTCGACGACTTGTCCGCGCTGCCCGGCCAGGTGGAGGCCGCACGCCGCGAAGCGCAGTCGGCCTTCGGCGATCCGACGGTGTTCTGCGAGCGCTACCTCGCCACCGGTCATCACGTCGAGGTGCAGGTGATGGCCGACCAGCACGGCACGGTCTGGGCGGTCGGTGAACGCGAATGTTCCATCCAGCGACGTCATCAGAAGATCATCGAGGAGGCGCCGTCACCGTTGGTGGAGCGCACGGACGGTATGCGCGCCAAGCTGTTTCACGCCGCGCGCCTGGCGGCCGAAGCCATCGGCTACACCGGCGCGGGCACGGTCGAATTCATGGCGGATGACGCCGGCGACTTCTTCTTTCTCGAGATGAACACCCGGCTGCAGGTCGAACATCCCGTCACCGAGGCCACCACCGGACTGGACCTCGTCGAGTTGCAGCTGCACGTCGCCGACGGCGGACGGCTGGACCCCGAACCTCCGCCATCGCGGGGTGTCTCCATCGAGGCACGGCTCTACGCCGAAGACCCTGCGAAGAATTGGCAGCCGCAGGCGGGCACCGTGCACCGCTTCGAGGTGCCTCCGACGGTGCGCGTCGACACGGGCGTCGAGGACGGTTCGGAGGTGTCGATCTTCTACGACCCGATGCTGGCCAAGGTCATCTCGTATGCGCTGACACGGCGGCAGGCCGCGGCGGCTCTCGCCGACGCGTTGGCGCGCACCCGGCTGCACGGCATCCGGACCAACCGCGACCTGTTGGTCAACGTGCTTCGGCACCCGGCCTTCGTCGACGGCGCCACCGATACCGCGTTCTTCCACACCCACGGCCTCGACCGCTTGGCCGCCCCGCTGGCCGATGACCGCGCCGTCGCCTTGTCGGCGATCGCCGCGGCCCTCGCCGACGCTGCGCACAACCGCAGTGTGGCAACGGTCTTCGCCGCGGTACCCAGCGGCTGGCGCAACCTGAACTCGGGATTCCAGACCAAGTTGTACGAGGACACCGCAGGCGGTGAGCACCCGATGCGCTACCGGTACACCCGCACCGGGGTGCAGCTGCCCGACCACGACGACGTCGCCGTCGTGTCGACCGCCCCGGATCGTGTTGTGCTGTCGGTCGACGGTGTGGAACGACCGTTCGAGGTCGCGACGTACGGGTCCGACATCTTCGTCGACTCCCCCCTTGGCCCTGTGCATCTCACTGCACAGCCGCGCTTCGGCGATCCCGATGCCGCTGTCGCGCAGGGCTCGCTGTTGGCGCCCATGCCCGGTTCGGTGCTGCGCATCGGCGCTGCGGTCGGCGACGCGGTCACCGCGGGCCAGTCGCTGGTGTGGCTGGAGGCGATGAAGATGGAGCACACCGTCACGTCACCCGGCGACGGAGTGCTCGCCGAACTCAACGTCGAGGTCGGCCAACAGGTCGACGTCGGTACCGTACTCGCCCGAGTGGACAACCCTTGA
- a CDS encoding acyl-CoA carboxylase subunit beta encodes MTALRSTVDPRSATFTEAADVMTAKLAELDAEHAKALAGGGEKYVKRHHDRGKMTARERIEMLLDPDSPFLELSPLAAWGSDFTVGASVVTGIGAIEGVECLVVSNDPTVKGGTSNPWTLKKILRANQIALQNRLPVVSLVESGGADLPTQKEIFIPGGQMFRDLTRLSAAGIPTIALVFGNSTAGGAYIPGMSDHVVMIKERSKVFLAGPPLVKMATGEESDDESLGGAEMHARTSGLGDYFAVDELDAIRIGRRIVARLNWRKHGPAPGPVIEPRYDPDELVGLVPADLRIPFDPRDVIARIVDDSDFDEFKPLYGGSLVTGWATLHGYPIGILANHRGVLFSEESQKATQFIQLANRADTPLLFLHNTTGYMVGRKYEEGGMIKHGSMMINAVSNSGVPHISLLIGASYGAGHYGMCGRAYDPRFLFAWPSSKSAVMGGTQLAGVLSIVSRAAAEARGQQVDEDADAALRAAVEAQIEAESLPMFLSGRLYDDGVIDPRDTRTVLGMCLSAIANGPIKGTSNFGVFRM; translated from the coding sequence ATGACCGCGCTGCGCTCGACCGTCGACCCGCGGTCGGCGACGTTCACCGAAGCCGCCGACGTGATGACGGCCAAGCTCGCCGAACTCGACGCCGAGCACGCCAAGGCGCTGGCCGGTGGCGGCGAGAAGTACGTCAAGCGGCACCACGACCGCGGCAAGATGACGGCGCGTGAACGCATCGAGATGCTGCTCGACCCCGATTCGCCGTTCTTGGAACTCAGCCCGTTGGCAGCGTGGGGCAGCGACTTCACCGTCGGCGCCAGCGTCGTGACGGGCATCGGTGCGATCGAAGGCGTCGAGTGCCTCGTCGTCTCCAACGACCCGACGGTCAAGGGCGGCACCAGTAATCCGTGGACGCTGAAGAAGATCCTGCGCGCCAATCAGATCGCGCTGCAGAATCGGCTGCCGGTGGTGTCGCTGGTGGAGTCCGGCGGTGCCGACCTGCCGACGCAGAAGGAGATCTTCATTCCGGGCGGCCAGATGTTCCGGGACCTCACCCGACTCTCGGCCGCGGGTATTCCGACCATCGCGCTGGTGTTCGGCAATTCGACGGCCGGCGGCGCGTACATCCCCGGGATGTCCGACCACGTGGTGATGATCAAGGAGCGGTCCAAGGTCTTTCTGGCCGGGCCACCGCTGGTGAAGATGGCCACCGGCGAGGAGTCCGACGACGAATCTTTGGGCGGCGCCGAAATGCACGCCCGCACATCGGGACTCGGCGACTACTTCGCCGTCGATGAGCTCGACGCGATCCGCATCGGCCGTCGAATCGTGGCGCGGCTGAACTGGCGCAAGCACGGACCGGCGCCGGGCCCGGTCATCGAACCGCGTTATGACCCCGACGAACTCGTCGGCCTCGTGCCCGCCGATCTGCGCATTCCGTTCGACCCGCGAGACGTGATCGCCCGCATCGTCGACGACTCCGACTTCGACGAGTTCAAACCCCTCTACGGTGGTTCATTGGTGACCGGCTGGGCCACGCTGCACGGCTATCCGATCGGCATCCTGGCCAACCACCGCGGCGTGTTGTTCTCCGAGGAGTCGCAGAAGGCCACCCAGTTCATTCAGCTGGCGAACCGCGCCGACACTCCACTGTTGTTCCTGCACAACACCACCGGCTACATGGTGGGCCGCAAGTACGAGGAAGGCGGAATGATCAAGCACGGCTCGATGATGATCAACGCCGTCTCGAACTCAGGAGTGCCGCATATCTCGCTGCTGATCGGCGCCTCCTACGGCGCCGGCCACTACGGTATGTGCGGTCGCGCCTACGACCCCCGATTCCTGTTCGCCTGGCCCAGTTCCAAGTCCGCGGTCATGGGCGGCACCCAACTGGCCGGTGTGTTGTCGATCGTCAGTCGGGCCGCCGCGGAAGCACGCGGTCAACAGGTCGACGAGGACGCCGATGCCGCGCTGCGCGCCGCCGTCGAGGCGCAGATCGAAGCGGAGTCGCTGCCGATGTTCCTGTCCGGCCGGCTCTACGACGACGGCGTGATCGACCCTCGCGACACCCGCACCGTGCTGGGAATGTGCCTGTCCGCCATCGCCAATGGCCCGATCAAGGGGACGTCGAACTTCGGCGTCTTCCGGATGTGA
- a CDS encoding acyl-CoA dehydrogenase family protein, with amino-acid sequence MSIWHTPEREQLRKTVRAFAEREVLPNVEDWEHSGELPRELHRKAGEAGLLGAGFPEAVGGGGGDGADAVVICEEMHYAGSPGGVFASLFTSGISVPHMIASGDERLIDTYVRPTLRGELIGSLAITEPGGGSDVGHLTTRAVRDGDEYIINGAKTYITSGVRADYVVTAVRTGGPGAAGVSLIVVEKDGPGCSPGLQVSRKLDKMGWRSSDTAELSYTDVRVPAGNLIGAENTGFIQIAGAFVSERVGLAAQAYASAQRCLDLTVEWCRNRETFGKPLITRQSVQNTLAEMARRVDVARVYTRNVVERQLAGESNLITEVCFAKNTAVESGEWVANQAVQLFGGMGYMSESEVERQYRDMRILGIGGGTTEILTSLAAKTLGFQS; translated from the coding sequence TTGAGCATCTGGCACACCCCCGAGCGCGAACAACTGCGAAAGACGGTGCGGGCGTTCGCAGAACGCGAAGTGCTGCCCAACGTCGAGGACTGGGAGCACAGCGGTGAACTGCCGCGCGAACTGCACCGCAAAGCCGGTGAAGCAGGCCTGCTCGGCGCCGGCTTCCCCGAGGCCGTCGGTGGCGGCGGTGGCGACGGCGCCGATGCCGTGGTCATCTGCGAGGAGATGCACTACGCCGGTTCCCCCGGCGGCGTGTTCGCCTCGCTGTTCACCTCTGGCATCTCGGTGCCGCACATGATCGCCTCCGGCGATGAGCGGCTGATCGATACCTACGTGCGGCCAACGCTGCGTGGCGAGCTCATCGGCAGCCTGGCCATCACCGAACCTGGCGGCGGTTCGGACGTCGGACACCTGACCACGCGCGCCGTGCGGGACGGCGACGAGTACATCATCAACGGAGCCAAGACCTACATCACCTCCGGTGTACGAGCGGACTACGTGGTGACCGCCGTGCGGACGGGCGGCCCTGGTGCGGCAGGGGTTTCACTGATTGTCGTGGAAAAAGACGGACCCGGATGCTCGCCTGGATTGCAAGTCAGCCGCAAGCTCGACAAGATGGGCTGGCGGTCGAGCGACACCGCGGAGCTCTCCTACACCGATGTCCGTGTCCCAGCGGGGAACCTGATCGGCGCCGAGAACACCGGGTTCATCCAGATCGCAGGCGCGTTCGTTTCCGAACGCGTCGGCCTTGCCGCGCAGGCGTATGCGAGCGCGCAGCGGTGCCTCGACCTGACCGTCGAGTGGTGCCGCAATCGCGAGACGTTCGGCAAGCCGTTGATCACACGGCAGTCCGTGCAGAACACGCTCGCCGAGATGGCGCGACGGGTCGATGTGGCGCGCGTGTACACACGCAATGTGGTGGAGCGACAACTCGCCGGTGAATCGAATCTGATCACCGAGGTGTGCTTCGCAAAGAACACCGCGGTCGAATCGGGTGAGTGGGTGGCCAATCAGGCGGTGCAGCTGTTCGGCGGGATGGGGTACATGAGCGAATCCGAAGTCGAGCGGCAGTATCGCGATATGCGCATCCTCGGCATCGGTGGCGGTACGACGGAGATCCTCACCAGCCTCGCGGCGAAAACCCTTGGATTCCAGTCATGA
- a CDS encoding acyclic terpene utilization AtuA family protein: MTPVVRIGNCSGFYGDRLAAMREMLTGGDLDYLTGDYLAELTMLILARDRAKSPDRGYAKTFLTQLEDCLGTALDRKVRIVANAGGLNPAGLAQAVRTLAERLGLSVQVAHVEGDDVLPRAGELGFGAAPAATSSVGTPLAANAYLGAWGIVDCLNSGADVVVTGRVTDASVIVGPAAAHHGWARTDYDQLAGAIAAGHVIECGAQAAGGNYSFFTEIADLTHPGFPLAEIHADGSSVITKHPGTGGAVTVDTVTAQLLYEITGGRYANPDATLRVDSIELSDDGPDRVRIAGVTGEAPPPTLKVSLNSIGGFRNEMTLVLTGLDIEAKAALVRKQLENTLTVKPAEMQWTLARTDHADADTEEAASALLRCVVRDPDPANVGRRFSSAAVELALASYPGFTSTTPPGDGTVYGLFEPAFVSATEVAHVAVRADGVRTKIAPATETQELADVSSPALPEPFPIGSMRRLPLGTIAGARSGDKGGSANVGVWVRTDEQWRWLAHALTVETLRELLPETADLGVTRHLLPNLRALNFVIEGILGQGVAYQARFDPQAKGLGEWLRSRHIDIPEELVS; this comes from the coding sequence GTGACGCCTGTGGTCCGGATCGGCAACTGCTCGGGCTTCTACGGTGACCGGCTCGCCGCCATGCGAGAGATGCTCACCGGCGGCGATCTCGACTACCTCACCGGCGACTACCTGGCCGAACTCACGATGCTCATTCTGGCGCGCGACCGTGCCAAATCACCCGATCGCGGATACGCCAAGACCTTCCTGACCCAGCTCGAGGACTGCCTGGGCACCGCGCTGGACCGCAAAGTGCGGATCGTCGCGAACGCGGGCGGCCTCAATCCGGCGGGTCTGGCGCAAGCGGTGCGGACGCTGGCCGAGCGCCTGGGTCTGAGCGTGCAGGTCGCCCATGTCGAGGGTGACGACGTGCTGCCGCGCGCCGGTGAACTCGGATTCGGAGCCGCCCCGGCGGCGACATCAAGCGTCGGTACGCCGCTGGCGGCCAACGCGTATCTAGGCGCGTGGGGCATCGTCGACTGCCTGAACTCCGGCGCCGACGTCGTCGTCACCGGCCGGGTCACCGACGCATCGGTCATCGTCGGGCCTGCTGCGGCGCACCACGGCTGGGCGCGCACGGACTACGACCAGCTCGCGGGCGCGATCGCGGCCGGCCACGTCATCGAGTGCGGTGCACAGGCCGCCGGCGGCAACTACTCGTTCTTCACCGAGATCGCGGACCTCACACATCCGGGCTTCCCACTCGCCGAGATCCATGCCGACGGGTCCTCGGTCATCACCAAACACCCTGGTACCGGCGGCGCGGTCACCGTGGACACCGTCACCGCGCAGCTCCTCTACGAGATCACGGGCGGGCGCTACGCCAACCCCGACGCGACGCTGCGGGTCGACAGCATCGAGCTGTCCGACGACGGACCCGACCGGGTCCGGATCGCCGGGGTGACCGGCGAGGCGCCTCCCCCGACGTTGAAGGTGTCACTAAACAGCATCGGCGGATTCCGCAACGAGATGACCCTTGTGCTCACCGGCTTGGACATCGAGGCCAAGGCCGCACTCGTGCGAAAACAGCTGGAGAACACGCTGACGGTCAAACCCGCCGAGATGCAGTGGACGCTGGCGCGCACCGACCACGCCGACGCCGACACCGAGGAAGCGGCCAGCGCACTACTGCGTTGCGTGGTGCGCGATCCGGACCCCGCGAACGTCGGACGCCGATTCTCCTCGGCCGCAGTCGAACTCGCCCTGGCCAGCTATCCCGGTTTCACCAGCACCACACCACCGGGGGACGGCACGGTGTACGGGTTGTTTGAGCCCGCCTTCGTGTCCGCCACCGAGGTCGCCCATGTCGCCGTACGCGCCGACGGCGTCCGGACGAAGATCGCGCCGGCCACGGAGACCCAGGAGCTGGCGGACGTTTCGTCGCCTGCGCTGCCGGAACCGTTCCCTATCGGCAGCATGCGACGCCTCCCACTTGGCACGATCGCCGGGGCCCGCAGCGGCGACAAGGGGGGCAGCGCGAACGTCGGCGTCTGGGTACGCACCGACGAGCAGTGGCGCTGGCTGGCGCACGCCCTGACCGTCGAGACGCTTCGTGAGTTACTGCCCGAGACAGCAGATCTCGGCGTCACCCGTCACCTGCTGCCAAACCTGCGCGCCCTGAACTTCGTGATCGAGGGCATCCTCGGCCAAGGGGTGGCCTATCAGGCCCGCTTCGATCCGCAGGCCAAGGGCTTGGGTGAGTGGCTGCGCAGCCGCCACATCGACATCCCTGAGGAGTTGGTGTCTTGA
- the rpmF gene encoding 50S ribosomal protein L32: MAVPKRRMSRSNTRSRRSQWKATRTELVGVTVAGQQHKVPRRLLKAARLGLIDLDRR, from the coding sequence ATGGCTGTGCCCAAGCGCAGGATGTCGCGTTCGAATACCCGTAGCCGGCGCTCGCAGTGGAAGGCTACCCGGACCGAGCTGGTCGGCGTGACCGTCGCGGGCCAGCAGCACAAGGTGCCGCGCCGTCTGCTCAAGGCCGCACGCCTCGGTCTGATCGATCTCGACCGCCGCTAG
- a CDS encoding response regulator transcription factor, which translates to MRILVVDDDRAVRESLRRSLSFNGYSVELAQDGLEALEVIASDRPDAVVLDVMMPRLDGLEVCRQLRSTGDDLPILVLTARDSVSERVAGLDAGADDYLPKPFALEELLARMRALLRRTTPDDGTESPAMTFSDLSLDPVTREVTRGTRAISLTRTEFALLEMLIANPRRVLTRSRILEEVWGFDFPTSGNALEVYVGYLRRKTEAEGEPRLIHTVRGVGYVLRETPP; encoded by the coding sequence GTGCGAATACTTGTCGTCGACGATGACCGCGCTGTGCGCGAATCGCTGCGTCGCTCGCTTTCCTTCAACGGCTACTCGGTCGAATTGGCGCAGGACGGTCTCGAAGCCCTCGAAGTGATTGCCAGTGATCGCCCCGACGCCGTCGTCCTCGATGTGATGATGCCGCGGCTGGACGGCCTGGAAGTGTGCCGTCAGCTCCGCAGCACCGGTGATGATCTGCCGATCCTCGTCCTGACCGCGCGCGACTCGGTGTCCGAACGGGTGGCCGGGCTCGACGCGGGCGCCGACGATTATCTACCGAAGCCGTTCGCGCTGGAGGAACTACTGGCCCGCATGCGCGCCTTGCTGCGGCGGACGACCCCCGATGATGGGACCGAGTCGCCGGCGATGACGTTCTCCGACTTGTCGCTCGATCCGGTCACTCGCGAGGTCACCCGCGGCACCCGCGCGATCAGCCTGACGCGCACGGAGTTCGCACTTCTCGAGATGCTCATCGCGAATCCGAGGCGCGTGCTCACCCGCAGCCGCATCCTCGAAGAGGTCTGGGGCTTCGACTTTCCTACGTCCGGCAACGCCCTCGAGGTGTACGTCGGATACCTCCGCCGCAAAACCGAGGCGGAAGGAGAGCCGCGGCTGATCCACACCGTGCGTGGGGTGGGTTATGTGCTGCGCGAGACCCCTCCCTGA
- a CDS encoding HAMP domain-containing sensor histidine kinase, whose amino-acid sequence MSAQKYSPRSNPYALTQPTASSLSLRWRVMLLAMSMVAMVVVLMAVAVYAVVSRALYDDMDNQLHSRARLLIESGSLTTDPGKAIEGTAYSDVNAMLVNPGRSIFTANQEGQTLPLGDPEKAVIRGDLWMSKRSVDQQRVLALHLSNGSSLLISKSLVPTDQLLKRLGTVLLIVGGVGVVVAAMAGGAVARAGLRPVARLTEAAERVARTDDLRPIPVYGSDELARLTEAFNMMLRALAESRERQTRLVTDAGHELRTPLTSLRTNVELLMASMAPGAPRLPEEEMDGLREDVIAQIEELSTLVGDLVDLTRDEAGVVIHEPVDMTEIVDRSLERVRRRRNDIEFEVNLVPWQVYGDGSGLGRAVLNVLDNAAKWSPPGGLVGVRLTQIDPTHAELVVADQGPGIPEQERRFVFERFFRSASARAMPGSGLGLAIVKQVVLKHGGALRVEYAVPGGQPPGTAIHMVLPGRPLPDELRHAVVGVDLPEVRADNG is encoded by the coding sequence ATGTCGGCTCAGAAGTATTCGCCGCGGTCCAACCCGTACGCACTGACGCAACCGACGGCTAGTTCACTGTCGCTGCGCTGGCGGGTGATGCTGCTCGCGATGTCGATGGTGGCCATGGTGGTGGTACTGATGGCCGTCGCCGTGTACGCGGTCGTCTCGCGCGCGCTGTACGACGACATGGACAACCAACTGCACAGCAGGGCTCGACTGCTGATCGAGAGCGGCTCGTTGACCACCGATCCCGGTAAGGCGATCGAGGGCACCGCCTACTCCGATGTGAATGCGATGCTGGTGAACCCCGGGCGCTCGATCTTCACCGCAAACCAGGAGGGGCAGACGCTGCCGCTGGGGGATCCCGAGAAAGCGGTCATCCGCGGCGATCTGTGGATGTCCAAACGGTCGGTCGATCAGCAGCGGGTGCTCGCACTGCATCTGTCCAACGGAAGTTCGTTGTTGATCTCCAAGAGTCTGGTGCCCACCGATCAATTGCTGAAACGGCTTGGCACCGTGCTGCTCATCGTCGGCGGGGTCGGGGTGGTAGTGGCCGCCATGGCGGGCGGCGCGGTCGCCCGCGCGGGGCTGAGACCGGTGGCGCGGCTGACCGAGGCAGCGGAACGGGTGGCCCGCACCGACGACCTCAGACCTATCCCGGTGTACGGCAGCGACGAACTTGCCCGTCTCACAGAGGCTTTCAACATGATGCTGCGGGCATTGGCTGAGTCGCGTGAGCGTCAGACGAGACTCGTCACCGACGCCGGCCATGAATTGCGTACACCACTGACGTCGCTGCGCACGAATGTCGAATTGCTGATGGCATCGATGGCCCCGGGCGCTCCGAGACTGCCCGAAGAGGAGATGGATGGGCTGCGGGAGGACGTCATCGCGCAGATCGAAGAGCTGTCCACCCTCGTCGGTGACCTGGTCGACCTGACCCGCGACGAAGCCGGTGTCGTCATTCACGAGCCCGTCGACATGACCGAGATCGTCGACCGCTCGCTGGAACGAGTTCGCCGTCGTCGCAACGACATTGAGTTCGAGGTGAATCTGGTGCCGTGGCAGGTCTACGGTGACGGCAGCGGCTTGGGCCGCGCGGTGCTCAACGTGCTCGACAACGCCGCCAAATGGAGTCCGCCCGGGGGCTTGGTCGGGGTGCGGCTGACGCAGATCGACCCGACGCATGCCGAATTGGTGGTGGCCGACCAGGGACCGGGCATCCCTGAGCAGGAGCGGCGGTTCGTCTTCGAGCGGTTCTTCCGTTCGGCTTCTGCACGCGCGATGCCGGGGTCCGGGCTGGGGTTGGCGATCGTGAAACAGGTTGTGCTCAAACACGGCGGCGCGCTTCGCGTGGAATACGCCGTTCCCGGTGGGCAACCGCCAGGCACGGCGATCCATATGGTCCTGCCCGGCAGACCGTTGCCGGATGAGCTGCGACACGCGGTCGTGGGCGTGGACTTGCCCGAGGTCAGAGCCGACAATGGTTAG